AACAAATTCCAATTCTCGTTTGCAAATCAACCTCAAGATCACTTACCAAGAGCGATACGCGCCACGAGTGCGTCGGTGAAGTTATCCGTGAAGTATAAAGCACCCCAGGCATTGCCATCGCGTACCGCACCGAGCGCCGAATCCAGATCCGTGTAGTACTCCTTCACGATGGTCGTGTTCAGGTGGCTCAGGTATCGACAGGACAGGTTGGTAAAGCTGCACCCCGGATCGAACGCACAGTCCGCACCGATGGTCGAGTTCATCTCACCGTTTACGATGGCCATCTTCAGGTTGGTTGGGTCGCGACCGATTGCCAAGCAGAACAGAATCACCTGCATTACCGGGAGGGCAAAGATGAACAGCATCACGCCCACGTTTCGCCACATGCGCAGGAAGTTTTTAACGAGCAGTGCTCGGATTTTTCCCTTCGATGTGAACTTTGGagatgcgaaacaaaaaaaagggtacaGGAGATTAATACACTGTCGTCTGAGGTCATCTTGTCTAAGGTGAGAACTTACATTGGAACAACCCGAACATTCGGTACAGTTATCGCATTCGACGGCCTGACTGATCGCACCGGGCGCTGACCCATTGAGTCCGTTAATCTGGTGTAATAAATTGGTGGGTTAACTTCGCATCCTATCGAAAGTGGAACTCAAAATACTTACAGCAATGGTCGATCCGTTACTGTCACTGATGAGCACTTCCTTGCTCTGGTGGAAGTTTAGTCCGACGACTCCACTCTCCTGGCTGACGTAGACTGGGTTATCCTTTTTGTTGCCAAATGCTAGCGCCGACAGTGATATGTTGTTGCTGTACGACAAACATTCTCCATTAGTGTTCGTTCGATACAAGGCAACGAAAAGAAGCACAATATGCCAGCTTACCTGATGTTCAGCTCAGCTGGTGCCACATTCGCTTGGCCCTGTTTGCGTGACAGCTTAAGGAAGACATCTTCCAGGCTGCTGCAGCGATACATCGACAGCAGACAGCTGGGCGATTCTTCGGCCAACAGCCGACCGGATCGCATCAAACCGATCTAAAACGAGGCGAGCAAACAGGTTTTGACAGCGTAACGCAACTTCACCCCGGCAGAGTATCTTCCGACTTACCGTGTGTGCTTGTCGGGCTTCTTCGATGTAATGTGTCGTAATGATGACGGTTTTCTGGCCGGCCTTGGTGATGTGTACGAGATGATTCCATATACTTTGTCTAAGTAGTGGATCCACACCGACGGTTGGTTCATCGAGAATGAGCAGCTCCGGATCGTGCATCAGGGCAACGGCGAACGAGACACGACGCTGCTGACCGCCACTGTAAGTACGCGCGAAACAAATGTACGCAGTCAGCACCGTTTCGACAGAGAAACAACCGTGGCTATTTCAGACTTACCTCAAGTTCTTCACCAACCGAGACTCCGATGGCAAATCGAGAAAATTGAGCAAAAACTGTAACCGCTCGACGATCTCTGACGTGTGCATGCCAAAGATCCAACCGAAGTACATCATCGTCTCGCGGATCGAGAATTCGCCGTATAAAGCTATCTCTTGCGGCATATAACCTACGCGGGCTCCCGGGACACCAGATCCTGTGGAGGAGAAGATGCATTAGACGGTTTGGACAAGACTCAAGACTTCGAGACTCCTGCAAAACGACGCCACTTACCCTTTGTTCCCGGCTTTCCTCCAAGCACCCATATTTCTCCTGAGTTTAGTCGCTTTCGGCCTACTATGCATGATAGAAGTGTCGTTTTGCCGCAACCGGATGCTCCTAAAAGTCCATAACTGTGAAGAGAAAAGTGAGAATAAAGAGATCACttgattgaaattaaatagCCACCCATATTTAGTATTCGGCTTGAGAGTATTTTTTTCGATTTGGAGAAGCTTCAATACGATCATTCCTCCGGTGCTTTATGGTACTTCGAGCTAATTGTTTCCACGGTTTTTTTACCACTCCGAActaccttttttgttgcgatcAGACAAGAAATATCACACACAAGGGTAACTAAACAACAATACTGATCCCCGACGCGTCACAATGCTTTAACGCGTCTGCCGAATCCATTCCGATCACGTACCAACGATTTATGTACGCCTTTGGACGGTTGGGATGTCCATTTGCGTTAGATGGCCTCCGTTGGCCGACTGCTTAAGGTAACGAAATAAACAATCATTGCCATCAGAACGCGCAAGGGCCGAAGCGAATACGACCATTACACGATCTAACAAATTCCTGTGTGGCTGCTGTGATGATATGGCAGACGCTtaatgtgtaataaaaagaTTCTCTCCGGACAGActttgcaaataaaatgccATCAATCAGTCAGATACCGGACCGGTCGGTGTTGTGGCACGGTTATTGCATTTGGGATGCATCGAACGGGATGCACTTGTCACATGAGCCCGGTACATGTATGGAATCTATCTAACCGGACCCTATCCTTTACTCCGACACGTTGCCGCTGGAGATCTCGAAACAATGATCATTCTGAACCGGACGGCTTTGTGTTGCATTAGGGAGGATTCTATGACCATTGTGCTGGTGTTGAACAACAGTAATTAAAGCTATACCTCATTGTCCTGAGAGTTTCTACGATCTAATATCTCTAAGGTTGTTTGTGtgagtcactattcttgaagTACCTCCCGTAACATGCTTCAATATTCATGTGGCATGTTCCAAAGCCAGGGACACAATTACTTCAACATATGCCACCACATCACCATGTGTGATTGTTTTTGACATAAAACGTTCTAAAATTTGCCTTGACCTTTAAAATGTTGTAATAACTTTTTGGGGGCGCCCAAaaggcgaaataaaaaagcgcCGGTGTTAAGATTTGATGCTTTGCGCGTGTCTTCAATGTGCAACCATCGAACAATGCTCCGGAAGCGGCACATCCAAGGACGATACGCAACGAACCGCTGGCGATTGTTCCCCCTGTGCGGGCAGTGTCTGACAGCGTGAAGAAAACATAGCGGAAGCAACATCCAACCGGGCCCTCCAAAAACCCTTGGCGCGCGCAGTGTCTTGGATGATTCCGCTCGGACGAATCAACGTCCATTGTTGGGCGCGGGAAAGAAGACAATGTACTCGTCGTGCCATAAGTGAAATGCACAGGGACGTCAACAAAACGGTACGACGTAAGGCCATGCCAGACCGTGGCCATAGTGTTATCAAATCATAAAACACGGAAATAAAAGGGAGCTGAGGTTTTGCTGATTTGTGGGGAGGGTAATTCTTGAAGCGAAAGGTATTCTACCTTCGGCAATCAGACGACTTAACTTCATTAATCATGGGACCAAACTTCGGCGACGTGTTGTATTAAATGGTTCAGTTATAGCTCAAAATAGCACTACATTTGGTTCTAAACGTTGGATTCGGTGTGGTCCAATCATTGTAACTACAACAATTACTCGTGTGTCCATTGACCATGCAACCGTTACGGACCGTGTGTACGTATGTCGGCCTTGTATACTGCGCGAGTTCCATCATTGCATGGTACAATCCGTTGCATGCTCGTCTATTACATCGTACCGGAACGGACAGTAAACTTTCGACCTCGGTGAAAGGTGTATTACTTGGGGTTGTGATGAGAAATTGTCTTTTTGACAACAAACTCCAATTGCACATCATGCTATTCAGTGAGATCGAAGGTTAATTCTCCTTGAGACCTTTAGAGATATTAGCTTCACCGTGGTAAACAAACCCGAAAGGAAAGAAACCTTTACATAGTTCGTTGAATATGAGAGGTATTTTTTCTCACCTCCACAGCAAAACTATTAACGGCCGACCACACGTTGGTCACAATAAATTGAGAGTAAAATTGCCCGTTTTCATCCGGATGCTGCCGGTGAAAAATGTGGTACGCATGTGTCTGGCCTATCAGGTGGTTCACCACCGGAACACAAAGCGCACAGAAATAAAGGTGTAGAAAGGCATTAGAGGACAAAACAGACAACCGAAGGCAACGGCTGGTTGGTTGGAGgaggtttttttctgtctgtTTTGGAAAAGTCGATGATTAGCAAAGATGAACGCAATCCGTAATTACTTCCGTGACGGTGGTGAGGGAACGGTTCGTACCGAGCAGTGATGGGTCGGATAGCTTACAGCAAACATTTCGTTGGCTGCCGCTCGTTTTGCGGTGATTGAAAACGTTGAGAAAGAAACGGAATGCACGATTGGGGTTCGATTGGGGGTTTTCCCCACCCGAAATTGCTTAGTTTGCTTTTAAATAAGCGAACGGGAGAATTACAAAATCTTTAAAATCTCCCGGTCTGCCACGTCAAAAAACGATCTGGAAAAAACGGAATTATTTTGCAGTCATCGTACATTCTGCAAGTTGTACTTTCGATTTCCTTCAATACTAAACAATAGTTTTACGCCACCCCGAGTACGAGTTCCTGCTTCGGTAGTCAAGGTTAATCGATGAGCTCTTGTTCGGGTTCACCCGTATGGCGAATCGTTTCCGTAttgcaaaaatggaaaacatctGAAGTGAGCTAATTATAAGATGAgtgtaaatttttttttatttaaaaaaaaaaagatttccaAAACTGTCCACATTACATAAAACCGAATGAGAAGCTTAATGAGTTTCCTTTTAGTGCTTTAATTAGCTTTGACGGTAACAAATGAATAAGGATGAATCTATTGAAAGAAAGTCATCAAAAATCATATGCATTAGTTAGAAACAACGCATCGGTTGATCATGCTTCCGATCAAGTTAATTAACAAagtttgcaataaataaatattcaatcaTGTTTGCAAACACTGGATAacctttttttcaaaacaaaaaaaaaaacattgcgcTTTTAATTCGATGACCAATCTGATGAATCATTCTCGTTACGCAAGGGTTGCTTTGTTTATCCTCCAAGCAAAAAACTTCCACCAGAAATTAATCGTAAACGATCGATGAGTGTagtaaaaacagaaaaaaaaaccaacacttACATAGTTCCTTTGGCTACTGTCATGTTAAGATTCGATAGAACTTGATTTGGTTTCTTCTTGGTGCCGTACGATTTGAACGCATGCCGCACGGAGACGGCATTCTGCTGTCTGCTCCACATCGTCCCTCCATCGTCGATCGTTGCCACACTGGTCTCGCTACCGCTGGAAGATGaaagaagatgaagaagaaccaaaaaaaaacattattaattACATTTCAATCAATGCACAACTGAACGAATTTAgtctttaaattatttttgtttaaaaaaaggttAGAGAGGTAAGAAGTACAGGATGTAGCAAATTTGATGCATCATAAGACTGTTGTTCAACTTTGATAAAATGCGAGTAAACAACAGCGGAATGCAACCGACACTCATTTGTTGCGTTAGTGCTGCACGCTTTGTTTGTTCCGCCAGTTACATTCGATGCGCTTTTGGTTGGTTCCAAGTGCAAAAGGTAACGAGCGAAGTTGGTCGGTGATTGCTGCATTTGTGATGTCTCtctcgctgtttttttttcgtacggcACACATCATTGCGAATGAAAAACCGGACAAaccccggtgtgtgtgtgtgtgtgattaaaTGCGAACCATCGCTGACTAATTGTAATTGCACATCTAGCCTTGATCTAACTCCGCCAACAGAGTGCTTCGCACGTGCAAGAGTTGGTTTTGCTGCGGTGCAGCGATGGTCGTCGCAGTGGTTTTGATCCTTCTGAAAGCCTGGCCGGACTTTTGATACGAGAAGGAATTTTAACGACCGGCAAATGACGCTCGACCCGTCAAGCTGAAAGTTTGCCAGTCTAATTCCAGTTCAACTAGGTCTaggatggtgttttttttcttgttggg
The Anopheles moucheti chromosome 2, idAnoMoucSN_F20_07, whole genome shotgun sequence genome window above contains:
- the LOC128299758 gene encoding ABC transporter G family member 23 isoform X1, whose amino-acid sequence is MSNTTMVGGNQQPAATAPTQPPGTQPQPTDDGLSVIRPDLDKRRIQRMFSWTADSPAVTGSETSVATIDDGGTMWSRQQNAVSVRHAFKSYGTKKKPNQVLSNLNMTVAKGTIYGLLGASGCGKTTLLSCIVGRKRLNSGEIWVLGGKPGTKGSGVPGARVGYMPQEIALYGEFSIRETMMYFGWIFGMHTSEIVERLQFLLNFLDLPSESRLVKNLSGGQQRRVSFAVALMHDPELLILDEPTVGVDPLLRQSIWNHLVHITKAGQKTVIITTHYIEEARQAHTIGLMRSGRLLAEESPSCLLSMYRCSSLEDVFLKLSRKQGQANVAPAELNISNNISLSALAFGNKKDNPVYVSQESGVVGLNFHQSKEVLISDSNGSTIAINGLNGSAPGAISQAVECDNCTECSGCSNFTSKGKIRALLVKNFLRMWRNVGVMLFIFALPVMQVILFCLAIGRDPTNLKMAIVNGEMNSTIGADCAFDPGCSFTNLSCRYLSHLNTTIVKEYYTDLDSALGAVRDGNAWGALYFTDNFTDALVARIALGRDADDETLDQSEIRVWLDMSNQQIGIMLNRDLQVAYREFAQQLLRVCDNNPKLGDVPIQFKAPIYGTNDPSFTDFVAPGVILTIVFFLAVALTSSALIIERTEGLLDRSWVAGVTPTEILFSHVVTQFVVMCGQTALVLIFMIVVFGVTNNGEIGWIVVLTILQGLCGMCFGFVISAICELERNAIQLALGSFYPTLLLSGVIWPIEGMPLVLRYVSLCLPLTLATTSLRSILARGWSIMEPDVYMGFVSTIAWIALFLVITMLVLKFKRG
- the LOC128299758 gene encoding ABC transporter G family member 23 isoform X2 — translated: MLITGSETSVATIDDGGTMWSRQQNAVSVRHAFKSYGTKKKPNQVLSNLNMTVAKGTIYGLLGASGCGKTTLLSCIVGRKRLNSGEIWVLGGKPGTKGSGVPGARVGYMPQEIALYGEFSIRETMMYFGWIFGMHTSEIVERLQFLLNFLDLPSESRLVKNLSGGQQRRVSFAVALMHDPELLILDEPTVGVDPLLRQSIWNHLVHITKAGQKTVIITTHYIEEARQAHTIGLMRSGRLLAEESPSCLLSMYRCSSLEDVFLKLSRKQGQANVAPAELNISNNISLSALAFGNKKDNPVYVSQESGVVGLNFHQSKEVLISDSNGSTIAINGLNGSAPGAISQAVECDNCTECSGCSNFTSKGKIRALLVKNFLRMWRNVGVMLFIFALPVMQVILFCLAIGRDPTNLKMAIVNGEMNSTIGADCAFDPGCSFTNLSCRYLSHLNTTIVKEYYTDLDSALGAVRDGNAWGALYFTDNFTDALVARIALGRDADDETLDQSEIRVWLDMSNQQIGIMLNRDLQVAYREFAQQLLRVCDNNPKLGDVPIQFKAPIYGTNDPSFTDFVAPGVILTIVFFLAVALTSSALIIERTEGLLDRSWVAGVTPTEILFSHVVTQFVVMCGQTALVLIFMIVVFGVTNNGEIGWIVVLTILQGLCGMCFGFVISAICELERNAIQLALGSFYPTLLLSGVIWPIEGMPLVLRYVSLCLPLTLATTSLRSILARGWSIMEPDVYMGFVSTIAWIALFLVITMLVLKFKRG